A single Chengkuizengella sediminis DNA region contains:
- the pabC gene encoding aminodeoxychorismate lyase, which produces MKVSINGTILDEKEAVISIFDHGFLYGMGLFETFRTYQGKPFLIEQHLNRLEKSCKLIGVNWKYDNNRILQEVENLLKANQLKDGYVRYTVTAGEGHLGLPTDVYSKYNEIIYMKALPAISEDLYKNGKALQLLDIKRNTPETDIRLKSLHYMNNILAKKEINETAEDKKAEGLFLTAEGHLAEGIVSNIFFIRDQVCYTPSIDTGILPGVTRAYVIEWLEKIGIQVIEGRFLWDDLMTADEIFITNSIQEIVPITTLYNLQGEKFEVGSGRVGSETKDWIKEYRSAIGGYE; this is translated from the coding sequence ATGAAAGTTAGTATAAATGGGACAATACTTGACGAAAAAGAGGCCGTGATATCTATATTTGATCACGGTTTTCTTTACGGTATGGGTTTATTCGAGACATTCCGAACCTATCAAGGTAAACCTTTTTTAATAGAACAACATCTAAATCGTTTAGAAAAAAGTTGTAAACTGATCGGTGTAAATTGGAAATACGACAACAATCGTATTTTACAAGAAGTTGAAAACTTGCTAAAAGCCAATCAATTAAAAGATGGATATGTACGTTATACCGTTACAGCAGGAGAAGGGCACTTAGGGTTACCTACAGATGTTTATTCCAAATATAATGAGATCATTTATATGAAAGCTCTACCTGCAATAAGTGAGGACTTATATAAAAATGGCAAAGCGCTTCAGCTTTTAGATATTAAACGAAATACACCAGAGACAGATATACGTTTAAAATCACTTCATTACATGAATAATATTTTAGCTAAAAAAGAAATAAACGAAACTGCTGAAGATAAAAAAGCAGAGGGATTGTTTTTAACTGCTGAAGGTCATTTAGCCGAAGGGATTGTAAGTAATATTTTTTTCATTCGTGATCAAGTTTGTTACACTCCTTCCATTGATACTGGAATTTTACCAGGGGTTACAAGAGCTTATGTAATTGAATGGTTAGAAAAGATAGGGATTCAAGTCATTGAAGGGCGGTTTTTATGGGATGATTTAATGACGGCTGATGAGATTTTTATAACCAATTCTATTCAAGAAATCGTACCTATTACAACACTGTATAATTTACAAGGTGAAAAGTTTGAAGTAGGATCAGGACGAGTTGGCTCTGAGACAAAGGATTGGATCAAAGAATATAGATCAGCTATAGGAGGATATGAATGA
- the pabA gene encoding aminodeoxychorismate/anthranilate synthase component II, which translates to MILVIDNYDSFTYNLVQYLGEIGQEVIVHRNDEIDISKIEQLQPDHILISPGPCTPNEAGISLNLIDHFKGKIPILGVCLGHQAIGQVFGGEVIRAEQLMHGKTSPIFHDGKAVFEDIPSPYTATRYHSLIVRKESLPDCLEISAETEAGEIMGLRHKEYNIEGVQFHPESIITDHGLQLLKNFISQTNAKREKIHES; encoded by the coding sequence AGGTGAAATTGGACAAGAGGTTATTGTTCATAGAAATGATGAAATTGACATTTCAAAAATAGAACAGTTGCAACCAGACCATATTTTAATTTCTCCAGGTCCATGCACACCTAATGAAGCAGGGATCAGTTTAAATTTAATTGATCATTTTAAAGGGAAGATTCCTATTTTGGGAGTTTGTTTAGGTCATCAAGCGATTGGACAAGTTTTTGGAGGAGAAGTCATTAGAGCGGAACAACTCATGCACGGGAAAACCTCTCCTATTTTTCATGATGGTAAGGCGGTATTTGAAGATATTCCATCTCCTTACACAGCAACGAGATACCATTCTTTAATTGTCCGTAAAGAGTCTCTCCCCGATTGTTTGGAGATTAGTGCTGAAACAGAAGCGGGAGAGATTATGGGATTAAGACACAAGGAATATAACATCGAAGGTGTACAATTTCATCCTGAGTCCATTATTACAGATCATGGTTTACAACTATTAAAAAACTTTATCTCCCAAACAAATGCGAAAAGAGAAAAGATACATGAAAGTTAG